The following proteins are encoded in a genomic region of Magnolia sinica isolate HGM2019 chromosome 1, MsV1, whole genome shotgun sequence:
- the LOC131240182 gene encoding uncharacterized protein LOC131240182 encodes MGSWAAMDAIRSQPTPDGTQRSEPEILSEVLGTSSGYVRGLGYGVKLMAPARVASNRSVVGESTIRRADIAEKEVQHLRGAVDEIKYQLARQREEHERQKEEQERQREEQERRMEDMRVKHERRMQEILQVLVARLPINASPPLPSSDAPPPPPSSL; translated from the exons atgggatcttgg GCGGCGATGGACGccatacgcagtcagcccactcccgatggtactcagcggagtgagccagagatcctgagcgaggtgcttggcaccagttctggatatgtgcgtgggcttggaTATGGtgtcaagctcatggcacccgctagagttGCATCCAACCGATCCGTCGTTGGCGAGAGCACCAtacgccgagctgatatcgcAGAGAAAGAGGTTCAACATCTACGGGGCGCCGTCGACGAGATCAAATACcaactggcgaggcagagggaggagcatgagaggcagaaggaggagcaagaaaggcagagggaggagcaagagaggaggatggaggatatgCGGGTgaagcatgagcgacggatgcaggAGATATTACAGGTTCTCGTTGCACGCTTACCCATCAATGCCTcaccacctctgccttcatctgatgccccaccacctccgccttcatctttgtga